A region of Mammaliicoccus sp. Dog046 DNA encodes the following proteins:
- a CDS encoding peptide MFS transporter — MDNKHYTKEEIIQSTPRTGFFGHPKGLSTLFFTEFWERFSYYGMKAILAYYIYYSVAKGGFGIDQGLALQIVSIYGALVYMSGVIGGWIADRITGTRHALFYGGILIMIGHILLSLPSNFTLLLLALLFLIIGTGLLKPNISSTVGLLYEKNDPRLDSAFTIFYMSINLGALVSPLIIGWLQVNVGFHAGFAVAAVGMFIGLVIYFVTNKKYLGLAGVEIPDPLSKEEKKKISKIIAICVVVIAVICIILNMFGKLTLPNFANFISILGVVLPIYYFVKISFSKKTEDYERSRVFAYIPLFIAAVAFWMIQEQGSTVLAQFADTKTELSMAKLTGGAIDFAIPAAWFQSLNPLFIIIFAPLFSILWVKLGKFNPPTVYKFSIGVFLAGLSYIIMVVPLSSDASLINPFWLFASFLLVTLGELCISPIALSTTTKLAPKAFTAQMMSVWFLSNAMAQGLNAQMVKVYTSISSNDYFLYSGIIAIVIGILLLVVAPKIKSLMAGVK; from the coding sequence ATGGATAACAAACATTATACTAAAGAGGAAATTATACAAAGTACACCACGTACTGGTTTCTTTGGTCATCCAAAAGGTTTATCAACGTTATTCTTTACTGAATTCTGGGAAAGATTTAGTTATTATGGTATGAAAGCAATTCTTGCCTACTACATCTATTATTCAGTAGCTAAAGGCGGATTTGGAATAGATCAAGGTTTAGCATTACAAATCGTATCAATTTATGGTGCACTTGTTTATATGAGTGGTGTGATTGGTGGCTGGATTGCCGATAGAATTACGGGAACGCGTCATGCGCTATTCTATGGTGGTATACTCATCATGATCGGTCATATATTATTATCACTACCAAGTAACTTTACATTGTTATTACTCGCTCTTTTATTCTTAATCATCGGTACAGGTTTACTTAAACCTAATATTTCATCTACTGTTGGTTTATTATATGAGAAAAACGATCCAAGATTAGACTCAGCATTTACAATTTTCTACATGTCTATTAACTTAGGTGCACTTGTTTCACCATTAATCATCGGTTGGTTACAAGTTAACGTAGGTTTCCATGCTGGTTTCGCAGTTGCTGCAGTTGGTATGTTCATCGGACTAGTCATCTATTTCGTTACAAACAAAAAATATTTAGGTCTAGCTGGTGTTGAAATTCCTGATCCATTATCAAAAGAAGAAAAGAAAAAAATCTCAAAAATCATTGCTATCTGCGTTGTAGTAATAGCAGTCATTTGTATTATTTTAAATATGTTTGGCAAGTTAACATTACCTAACTTTGCAAACTTTATTTCTATATTAGGTGTTGTATTACCGATTTACTACTTCGTCAAAATTTCTTTCAGTAAAAAGACTGAAGATTACGAGCGTTCAAGAGTATTTGCATATATTCCGTTATTTATAGCAGCGGTTGCATTCTGGATGATACAAGAGCAAGGTTCAACAGTATTAGCTCAATTTGCTGATACTAAGACAGAATTAAGCATGGCTAAACTTACTGGTGGCGCAATTGATTTCGCAATTCCAGCAGCTTGGTTCCAGTCTCTAAATCCATTGTTTATTATTATCTTTGCACCATTGTTCTCAATCTTATGGGTGAAGTTAGGCAAATTCAATCCACCAACTGTTTATAAATTCTCGATTGGTGTATTCCTTGCAGGTCTTTCATATATCATTATGGTTGTACCTTTATCAAGTGATGCTTCATTAATTAACCCATTCTGGTTATTTGCAAGTTTCTTATTAGTTACATTAGGTGAATTATGTATTTCACCAATCGCTTTATCTACGACTACAAAATTAGCACCAAAAGCATTTACAGCTCAAATGATGAGTGTTTGGTTCTTATCAAATGCGATGGCACAAGGTTTAAATGCTCAAATGGTTAAAGTTTATACAAGTATAAGTTCTAATGACTATTTCTTATACTCAGGAATCATAGCTATTGTCATTGGTATCTTATTATTAGTCGTTGCTCCAAAAATCAAATCATTAATGGCAGGCGTTAAATAA
- a CDS encoding peptide MFS transporter, producing MSKMTREEMVESVPQHGFFGHPRGLGILFFVEFWERFSYYGMRAILLYYLYFTVSQGGLGLDKVTAQQIMSMYGSLIFMTGILGGWVADRLLGSRRSLMYGAVLIMLGHLVLSLPFGLGAFLISMLLIIVGSGLMKPNISNVVGGLYHKNDERLDAGFVIFYMSVNMGALLSPLIIDKVRVSVGFHEGFSIAAFGMLLALVAYVVFQKNSLGQVENHPSNPLNHKEKIKYAKIFSLSAIVILILIGVLYFMGQLTFNSISLIVLIIGVVVPFIYWGIMYLSPDINKTEKSRLLAYVPLYLASVLFWSIQEQGSNVLGVFAEEKTQLDLSVYGINFVIPAGWFQSINPFFIVLFAPVISLLWQKLGKYNPSTPLKFVIGLIFAGISFIVMMIAMQVQHTDLMNPMWLIFSFFLCVIGELCLSPTGSSVSVKLAPTAFSAQMLSLWYLTNATAQGINGQLVKLIEPLGEQNYFGLIGAIAIVVALIVLTMTPKIKKLMQGIH from the coding sequence ATGAGCAAAATGACGCGAGAGGAAATGGTAGAGTCCGTTCCTCAACATGGATTTTTTGGACATCCTCGCGGTTTAGGTATACTGTTCTTTGTTGAATTCTGGGAAAGATTTAGCTATTACGGTATGCGCGCAATCTTGCTATATTACTTATACTTTACTGTCAGCCAAGGCGGGCTAGGATTAGATAAAGTAACTGCACAACAAATAATGTCTATGTACGGATCACTCATCTTTATGACGGGTATATTAGGCGGATGGGTCGCAGATAGATTACTCGGTTCACGTAGATCATTAATGTATGGTGCAGTATTAATTATGTTAGGTCATTTAGTTCTATCATTACCATTTGGATTAGGTGCATTCTTAATCTCTATGTTATTAATTATTGTAGGTTCTGGATTAATGAAACCGAATATTTCAAATGTTGTTGGTGGTTTATACCACAAGAACGACGAAAGATTAGATGCAGGTTTCGTTATTTTCTACATGTCTGTAAATATGGGTGCATTATTATCACCACTTATTATTGATAAAGTACGTGTAAGCGTTGGATTCCATGAAGGATTTTCAATTGCTGCTTTCGGTATGTTACTTGCATTAGTAGCATATGTCGTATTTCAAAAAAATAGCCTCGGACAAGTTGAAAACCACCCTTCAAATCCGTTGAATCATAAAGAAAAAATAAAATATGCAAAAATATTTAGTTTAAGTGCAATCGTCATTCTTATACTTATCGGCGTATTGTATTTCATGGGTCAATTGACGTTTAATTCAATTAGTTTAATTGTTTTAATTATTGGGGTCGTTGTTCCATTTATATATTGGGGCATTATGTATTTAAGCCCTGATATCAATAAAACTGAAAAATCTCGTCTATTAGCATACGTTCCATTGTATCTAGCTTCTGTATTATTTTGGAGTATCCAAGAACAAGGATCAAACGTACTAGGCGTTTTTGCTGAAGAAAAGACACAACTTGATTTAAGTGTGTATGGTATTAATTTCGTAATACCAGCTGGATGGTTCCAATCTATCAATCCATTTTTCATCGTATTATTTGCACCAGTCATTTCATTACTGTGGCAGAAACTTGGTAAATATAATCCATCTACACCACTCAAATTTGTTATAGGTTTAATCTTTGCCGGTATTTCCTTTATCGTCATGATGATTGCTATGCAAGTTCAACATACTGATTTAATGAATCCAATGTGGTTGATATTCAGCTTCTTCTTATGTGTAATCGGAGAACTATGCTTATCACCAACCGGTTCAAGCGTGTCTGTTAAACTAGCACCAACGGCCTTCTCAGCGCAAATGTTAAGTTTATGGTATTTAACAAATGCAACTGCACAAGGTATCAATGGTCAACTAGTAAAACTCATTGAACCACTTGGAGAACAAAATTACTTTGGTTTAATCGGAGCAATCGCGATTGTCGTTGCTTTAATAGTCTTAACAATGACACCAAAAATTAAAAAACTCATGCAAGGCATACATTAA
- a CDS encoding 5' nucleotidase, NT5C type: MAKQTIGIDMDEVLADTIKKLLRRFNEETSSNVTMDELKGTKIRNMMPEHQGVLTQILREDGFFRDLEVFNDAIEVVKKLNEYYDVYIVTAAMDVPTSFADKYAWLREHMPYLDPQHFVFCGDKGIVNTDYLIDDNPKQLASFNNHGVMYAAEHNVDYDEWPKVYNWKEVETYFLGENGEYKKHNKVNSETI, translated from the coding sequence ATGGCGAAGCAAACAATTGGAATTGATATGGATGAAGTACTAGCAGATACTATAAAGAAACTATTAAGACGCTTTAATGAAGAGACTTCATCAAATGTGACTATGGATGAACTTAAAGGAACTAAGATACGTAATATGATGCCTGAACATCAAGGCGTACTTACTCAAATTTTAAGAGAAGACGGATTCTTTAGAGATCTAGAAGTATTTAATGATGCAATTGAAGTTGTAAAGAAACTTAACGAATACTATGATGTTTATATTGTAACAGCAGCGATGGATGTTCCTACGTCATTTGCTGATAAATACGCTTGGTTAAGAGAACATATGCCATATTTAGACCCACAACACTTTGTTTTTTGTGGAGATAAAGGTATCGTCAATACAGATTATTTAATTGATGATAATCCAAAGCAATTAGCAAGTTTCAATAATCACGGAGTTATGTACGCAGCGGAACATAATGTAGATTATGATGAATGGCCAAAAGTATATAACTGGAAAGAAGTAGAGACATACTTCTTAGGTGAAAATGGCGAATATAAAAAACATAACAAAGTAAATTCAGAGACAATTTAA